GGCTGGCCCTCATTCTTCAAAACGGGTATCGCGATGAGTTCATCACGCCTGGTCAGTATTGTCATTCCCGCCTACAAGGCGGATTTCTTCGAAGAGGCGCTGATCAGCGCCCTGCGGCAAAACCATGATCAGATCGAAATTCTGGTCTGCGACGACTGCCCCACCGATGCCATCCAGCGCATCGTCGAACGCCTGACACCGGGCAGTCGCTGGCCGATACGCTATTTGCGCAATCCCGAGTCACTGGGCGAAGCGCGCAACATCGCACGTGGCGTACGCGAAGCGCGCGGGGAATACATCAAGTTTCTCTACGACGATGACATTCTGGTTGCGGATTGCACCCGCCTGCTGTTCGAGGCATTGCATCAGCAGCCCGACATCAAACTGGCCTCCGGCCGCCGCCAGCGTATCGACGGCCAAGGCAATCCACTGGCGGATAACCTGGCCACCCTGAATCCATTTGGTCGCAATGTGATGATCAATGGCCCGGACCTGGTGTCGTTCCTGGCACAGAATCCAGTCAACTTCATCGGCGAACCCAGCTCGGTCATGTGCCGTCGGCGTGACCTGCTGCCGTTCGGCGAGCAGATCATGTCGCTGGAGCAGACCCTGATCGTCGGCCTGGGCGACATGGCGATGTACCTGAAGCTGCTGCGTCAGGGCAACCTGGCGCTTCTGTCCAGGACCCTGTCGTATTTCCGCGTTTCCGAGCTGCAGACCAGCGAAGACTTGCGCATGAACCCTGGAAAAGCCAGCGAAGGCCACGCCAACCATTACCGCCTGACCCGTGAACTGGGCTGGCTGCGTCCTCGCGAACAGAACGGAACAGTCCGGGTTGCGCCTTTGGCGATGCGTGAACCGAGCCAGCCCCTGGACCTGCGCGCCTGGTTCGATCGCCGCTCGGAGTCGGCACGCAAGACCTCAGAGCTTGCACTCTGGCTGGACACACGCAAGCCGTCCGAGGCCGAGCGCGCGCTGCTAAGTGAACACCTCGCAACGAACGATGGCGGGCCGGCCATTGCCATTGTGATTTCAGACTTCAACAATCAGCCCGAAAGTGTCCTCGGCACCCTGCAGAGCCTCGGCGCACAGGCGCCGTTGCTGGACAAGATCAAGGTATTCGTCCTGGCCGACTACGACCGCGACCACCAGACGCCGCTGCAGGCGCAGTTGCCCTGGCTTTGTGCCACCCGAGAAAACCGTGGCCAAGTGATCAACCAGTTACTGGAGGACAACCCGCACGCCTGGTGGATGATGGTCGATGCCGGGATCACGTTCACCCACAGCGGACTGCTGCAGGCGGTGTTGCAATTGCTGGAGATTCCACAGGCCAGCGCTCTGTTCGGCGACGAGGTCCAGGTCGATGCCGGGCAGGCCGCCAAACTGGTATCGCGTCCGGACTTCAGCCTGGATTATCTGCTGGCCCGTCCTTCAAGCCTCGCCCGGCACTGGCTGTTCAATCGCGAACACATCCTGGCAGCGGGCGGTTTCGATAACGAGCAGGCCAACGCTTTGGAACTGGACCTGATCCTGCGCCTGATCGAGCACCCGGACTTCACCGGTTTTGCACATTGCTGCGAGCCGCTGGTGGTCGCACCGGCGCCGCTGTCCCTGGAAAACCCGCATGAGGCTCGCACCCTGCAGCGCCACTTGCATGCCCGTGGCTACCTGAACTGCGAACTGCGCAGCCCGACGCCGGGGCAGTACCAGATCGACTACGGCCACGACAGCCAGCCCCTGGTGTCGATCCTGGTGCCCTGCACCGACGACCTGCAGACCTTGCTGCCCTGTGTGGAAAGCATCCTGGAGAAGACCGCCTGGCCTCGCTACGAGATCCTCATCGCCGATAACGCCAGTCAGGATGCTCAGACCGTGCAGTGGCTCGACTCCATGAGCGAGCTGCAGTCCGAGCAGATCCGTATCCTGCGCCAGAGCGAACGCCTGAGCCAGGCGGCGCTAATCAACGCTGCCGCCAGCCAGGCACGCGGCGACTACCTGCTGTTGCTGAACAACGCCACGTCCATCATCCAGCGCGAGTGGCTGCATCACTTGCTCAACCAGGCGCAGCGTCCGGAAGTCGGGGTCACGGGCGGCAAGTTGGTGGGCCTGGATGGCGGGATTGTCAACGCCGGCATGGTGCTGGGCGTGAATGGCTCGGTGTCGGTACTCACCGGCGAGCAGGCGGCCAATGCCAGTTTTGCCGAGCGGCTCGACACTGAGCAGAACTACAGCGCGGTCAGCGCAGACTGCCTGATGGTGCGGACGAGCCTGTTCCAGGATCTGCAAGGCCTGGACGAACAGCTGTTCGCCGAGCGCCTGCATGATGTCGATCTGTGCCTCAAGGTGCGTGAGGCCGGTCACCTGGTGGTGTGGACTCCGCACGCCATTCTGGCCAGCCGCAACGCCTTGCAACCATCCGCCGCGCCGTCGCTGGACTTCGCCACCCGAGCGCTCTATCACCGCTGGTTGCATTACCTGGCCTGGGACCCGGCGTACAACCGCGCGCTCGCCCTGGATGGCGCCCCCTTCGAAGCACAAGCTGATCCCGAGCTTGGCTGGCGACCGCTCTCGCACCGCCCCCTGCCAGTGGTCCTGGTGCAGCCGGTGGACGCCGGTACTACCGGCAATCGCCTGGCGGCTCCGCTACGAGCCCTGCGCCGCGCTGCCGCCGTGGACGGCATCATCGCCTGTCAGACCCTGTCGCTTCCGGAAATTGCGCGCCTGAGCCCTGACCTGGTGGTGCTTCAGGGGCGTGGCAGCGTTGCCGACGGACAACAGATCGAACTGCTCAAGGAGCACACCAACGCCCGTGTGGTCTACGACCTGGTGGAGTTCCCGCCGTTCGCCGAACTGGGTGTCGTGGCGGCGCCGCTGCTGGAGGTCCATGCCGCGCTGCGCCATAGCCTGTCCAAGGCCGACCGCATCACAGTACCCACCCAGGGGCTGGCAGACTTGCTGGAGGGCATCCATCCCGATGTGCAAGTGCTTGAAACCCGCCTGGAACCGGAAACCTGGCTGTCCCGCCAGCGACCCCGCGCCCAACGCAGCAAGCCGAGGGTCGGCTGGATTGGCAGAGCTGGACAATCCGCCGACCAGGCACCACTCGATACCGCCATCAGACAACTGGGCGACAAGGTCGACTGGGTGATCATGGGGACCTGCTCGCGTTGGCTGAAGCCCTTCGTTACCGAGCTGCATGCCATCCCTGAAGACAGCCTGTACCCAGGCCTGCTTGCAGAACTCGACCTTGACCTGGCGGTTGTTCCGGCCCCTGCCCACCCGCTGAATCGCAGCCGTGACCCTGTCGCGCTGCTGGAGTTTGCGGCGTGCGCCACGCCAGTGATCGTCAGCGATTCGCTGCCGAGCCGCAGCCTGCCGGTGACACAGGTGAGTGATGAGCCATCGGCTTGGATCGATGCGATCCTCGCGCATGTCGACCGCCGGGAACAATGTGCGCACAACGGTGAAGAACTGAGACAGGCGGTGGAGCGACAGGCTGCGCTGGACACAACAGCCCTGGCGGCCTGGTTCGATAAGATGAGTGGAGCACCTTCGTAACAGCGATGGATGACTGGGAAGGAGCGTGGCACGCGGGTATCGGTGCCACCTCAGCTCCTGGATGGCGCCGTTGCAGTCATGGCCTTGCCGAGCGGATCAGAGCGCGGCGCGCGAAGCCAGAAAATCCTTTTCCAGTTCCAGCAGGTCCTTCTTGCGGTCCTTGAGCTTTTTCGCAGGTGTCCCGAAGTACACCCCCCACTCGGGCAGGTCCTTGCTGACCAGTGACAAGGCCCCCACCGACGAACCCTCACCGATGCTCAGATTGGGCAGGATCACCGTACCGGAACCGATGATCACGTGACGGCCAAGCCTCACGGGGCCTGCCGTAACGCCGGTGTATTGCGGATCGACCGTAGGGTTGGTCAGAAACCGCCCCGTGTAGTCATCGGTGCGGCTGTAGATCCTGACACCTTGCGACAGGCCGCTGAAGTCCTCCATGGTGATGCCAGCCCCGGCAGACAGCAATGAATAGCCGCCGATGTGGATAAACGAGCCGAGCGTCAGCCCTCCCTGGTCACCTGCCACGATGGTGGTGTAGCCGTCGATTCTGACGTCGTTGCCAATGGCAATATTGTGCAAGCCCAGAATGGTGCAGTTCTTGGCGATCAACACGTTACTGCCCAGGCTCTTGAAGCCGAAGTCGCGCAGTTCGTGCTCGGTGTAATAACCCACATCAAAAGGATTCATGGCCAGCCACTTCAAATAGAAATACTTAACGACTCAATAACTATCCCTACCCGCTTGGCTTACGGTACACCGCCCGCCAGAAGGCCATGGACATTGCCTGGCCTCCTTTAGAGGTATAGCAGTTCACACGCTATTGCACGAATGGCTGTTCGGTCTCTCAAGGCAGGTAAAGCGTGAACAACGCGCCACCCAACTCACCACCGTTGGCCAGCTCCACGCGCCCCGGCACGCCATTGCGCGAATGCAGCGCGGCGATGTGCCCGGCGAAGTAGAGCCCCAGGCCGGTGCTGCCGTTCAGCGGGTCGATGCCCTGCACCAGGGTCTGCTGCTGCTCGATCATCGCCTCCGGGAAACCGCGGCCATCGTCGTTGATGCTAATGGTCAACTGGCCGCCCTGCTCGCCAGCACGGATCACGATGGCCCGCTGCGCATAGCGAATGGCGTTGACCAGCACGTTGTTGAGCACCGAGCCGACCAGCTCGCGGTCGAAGAAACCCAGCGGGCTCTGCGGGTCGACTTCGTAGCTGGCGGTCAGGCCGCGACTGTTCAGGACATCCTGGTGATGCACGAGCTGAGCCTCGAGGAAGTCATCCAGGTCGTGGTAATCCGGGCGCATCGGCAGCTGGTTGACGCCCAGTTTGTAGAGCCCAAGCAATTGCACCAGCATGCTGTTCAGCCGCGCGAACTCGAACTCGACCACGCCGTGCTCGGGGCTGTCGAGCTGTTCGGGAGACAGGCGCTCCTGCCAGTGGCTATGCGCCTGGCTCAGGATCGACAGGGAATTCTTCATGTCGTGTACCGTGGAGGCGATGACCATGGAGAAATCCAGTCCCTGCTCTTGTTCACTCATGCTCCGAAGGCCCTTTCCTTGAGTTTCTGATAGCGCTCGAAACGCGCGTCGCTGTCTGGCATCTTGCCGACCATGGTCAGGCAGGTGCGGCATTCCTGAAGGTTCGCGGCGGTCAGGGTCTGGCCGGGATGCAACAATGCCTGAGCCAGGTTGAGGGCGATACTGATGTTCTTCGGCTGCAGGGCCAGGGCCTTGCGGAACAGCTCCTGGGCCTCGGCCAACTGGCCGGCCTTGTAGCTGCGAACCCCCTGGACGTTGAGGTCCAGGGCGGTCTTGTTGGCACCCAGGATCTCCGGATCATCGGTGAGGCTCGACAGGCTCTTCATGACCTGCGGATCGTCACCGTAGATCTCGGCGGTGTTCTTCAGCACGCTGGCACCCGCCTGCTCCTGTCCCAGCTGCTTGAGCTGGGTGGCCACCAGCATGGCCGCGTCAGCGCTCAGGAACTGTTCCATGTTGCCCAGCCGTGCCACCGCCTGCTCGGTCAGCTTGGCGGCGGTTTCCGGGTCCGAATGCTGCAGGCTGGCGGCCTTCATCAGTCGCGTACGCACCTGCAGGCCTTCATCTTCGGCGTGCTCCTTGGCCACGTCGCCCAGTGCCTGGTTGATTTCCACCCGAGCACGGGCATCGAGCCCGGCATCGCCGCCCTTGTTGATCAGCGCATGGGCCAGGCCCAGGTTGGTTTCCGGGTTCTTGAAGCGCGAATGCTGGCCCTGGGAAACCGCCTGGCGGTAGGCCCGCGAGGCGCTGTCGAAGTCCTGGTTGTCCATCGCCAGCTTGCCCAGCATGGTCTGCCGGCGCACCGCCAGCGGCGACAGGCGCACGGCGCTTTCCAGCACGCTCTGGGCACGCTTGGTGTCGCCACGGGCGATCAGCGTCTCGGCCAGGCCATCGAGCAAGGCGGGGAACATCGGAAACGCCTTGCTGGCTTCCTGATAGACCGTCTCGGCCTCGGCGGTGCGGTTACGCTTGAGCAGCAAGGTGCCGAGCATGCCATAGGCCCAGGGCGTCGGGCGGTCGGCGAGGATCGACTTGAGCAGGGTCTCCAGCGGTTCGTGCTGGTTGAGGTCACGCAAGGCGGCAGCCTTGTAGCGCAGGCACAGCGGCGCCAGACGCGGGTCCTGCTTGGCCAGGTTGACGCAGGCCGCCAGCACTTCAGCGGGCTTGCCGCGATCCAGGGCCTGGAAGATCGGCCGAAGCAGGTTCTTGCGCTGCACCAGCTTCTCAAGACGCTGCGCCAGCCCGGCGCGGTTGAAGGGCTTGGTCAGGTAGCCATCCGGCTCCCATTCCAGAGCACTCATGACCATCGCCTGGCTGTTCTCGGCGGTGACCATGATGAATACGCTTTCATAGCTCAGCAGCCGCTCGGTCATCAGGTCTTCGAGCACGTGCTGGCCGTTCTTGCGGCCATCGCCGAGGTTGAAGTCATGCAGGACGAAGTCATAGCGCTTCTGCGAACACATGCGCAGGGCCTGCTCACCGTTGTCGGCCGTATCCACTTCCTTGACGCCCAGTTCGCGCAGCATGGACCTGACCGAACTGCGGAAGTCGGAAAAGTCATCGACGATCAGAAAGTTTTTTTGGTTGTACGCCAGCATCCAGTGTCCCGTCTCCATAGCGGCCAGAAGCCAGGCAGATGAACGCCCGACAACCCGACCCGATTCTGAGGGCGCCGATCATAACCAACGGCATAACGCCATCAAACGATTTTCGAACACCCGTTCGGCCGCCGGCCTGTCATCACAAGTTAGCAAAGCCAATGAGTTTTTCGACCTGCAAGCGGGAAACTGTAGCGACGGATCACAAAAGTGCGGAAACAGACAGGCCGAAACCTCGACCACAGACAGTTTCTGCAGTCGAGGCGGCTGCGATAGCGGTGCGATCAGACCCAGCCGTCGTTGCGCTTCTTGCGTCGGGTCATCGCCGGAAGGATCAGGCCGACCAGCAAACCGGCACCGGCGATGCTGCCGCCGTAGACCATGTAGCTCATCAGCGCCTGCTGGTTCTCGACCCCCAGACGCGCCTGGGTGTCACGCAGCTCGGATTGCGCCTTGCTCAGTTGTTCGGAGAGCGCCTTGTTGCGCGCCTCAAGCTCGTCGACCAGCGCCTTGCGCGAGTCCAGGGTTTCCTGCATGCCCTGCACGCGGTTCTTCCAGGTGTCGTCGATCTTCGCCAACTGGTCGGTCAGTTGCGCGACCTCGGCCTTCAGTTGCGGCAGGCGTTCGAACTGGCCCGGCTCGTCCTGCAGGTCACTGGTGAGGATCCATACGACGCTGCCGCCCTCGCCGCGAATCTGACTGTAGGCGCCCTGAGTGCCGAGCAGTTCGACCTTCTGCCCGGACTTGAGCGTACCGACGATACGGTGACCATCGGTAGGCCCGCTGCGTACATAGGTGTTGAGGCTGTCGCTGACCCACCGATCATTTTCGGCAGCCTGCAGTGTCTGGGGAAGCAGCAGGCCCAGGGCAGCCAGCAATGCACCGGCCTTGAGGCAGCGGCGCGGTGAATCGGAGAGGTTCAGGGTCTGAACGCGGGCCAGCAGTGCGGAAAGGTGACGGGGCATGGCATTGACTATCTTGACTGAATGAAACAAAGGCTCCGTCGGTGTTGCATGAACAATCGGCAAGTGAAGCCAAGGCAAGCCGCCTTTACATACAAGACCTGGAACGGGCCAGCGCACGATGGGCATTGGCTGTGCAACTCCCACAGGAGCCGGATGTCTGCTGAGACAGACGCTTCGCCAGCCCTTCATGAGCGCTGGCGGGTGCAAGCCGTGGAAAATCCATCGGTCTACAGACCCTGCAAAAGGTGTCAGGTTCACTACCGGCCGGCGGTCGTGTCAATTTTCCGTGCTGGCGGGCACGCCACGCCGGCGGTCCGGCACCGGCGGCGGCGACTTGTGCAGCGGCAGTGCTCGGGCGGTTTGCTTTCCTGTCACGCAGCCAGCAAGAATAGTCCCCAGGCGTGAACGTCCCTGATGCTCACCATCAAGATGCCAAGGGCCCAGGGCCCGCGGCATGGCTCTAATGGAAAATAGAATGATCCCAAGACAAGTGATTAACGCCTCGGTCAGCCCCAAGGGCAGCCTTGAAACACTTTCCCAGCGCGAGGTCCAGCAGCTCTCCGCCGCCGGCTCCGGCAGCGTGTACTCCCTGTTTCGCCAGTGCGCCCTGGCCATCCTCAATACCGGCGCCCACGTCGACAACGCCAAGACCATTCTGGAAGCCTACGAGAACTTCGAAGTCCGTATTCATCAGCAGGACCGTGGCGTGCGCCTGGAACTGCTCAATGCCCCGGCCGACGCCTTCGTCGACGGCGAAATGATCGCCAGCACCCGGGAAATGCTGTTCAGCGCACTGCGCGACATCGTCTACACCGAAAGCGAGCTGGACAGCCAGCGCATCGACCTGAGTTCCTCGCAAGGCATCACCGACTACGTCTTCCACCTGCTGCGCAATGCCCGCACCCTGCGTGCCGGCGTCGAGCCCAAGCTGGTGGTGTGCTGGGGCGGTCACTCGATCAACACCGAGGAATACAAGTACACCAAGAAGGTCGGCCACGAGCTGGGCCTGCGTAGCCTGGACATCTGCACCGGCTGCGGTCCGGGCGTGATGAAAGGCCCGATGAAGGGCGCGACCATCGCCCACGCCAAGCAGCGCATCCACGGCGGCCGCTACCTGGGCCTGACCGAACCGGGCATCATCGCCGCCGAGGCGCCCAACCCGATCGTCAACGAGCTGGTGATCCTGCCGGACATCGAAAAGCGTCTGGAAGCCTTCGTGCGCGTCGGCCACGGCATCATCATCTTCCCCGGCGGCGCCGGCACCGCCGAAGAGTTCCTCTACCTACTCGGCATCCTCATGCACCCGGCCAACCAGGACCTGCCCTTCCCGGTATTTCTCACCGGACCGAAGAGCGCTGAACCCTTCCTGCGCCAGCTCGATGCCTTCGTTCTGGCGACCCTCGGCGAAGCGGCGCAGAAGCACTACCAAATCATCATCGACAACCCGGCCGAGGTGGCGCGGCAAATGGCCCAGGCACTCAAGGAGGTCAAGCAGTTCCGCCGCGAGCGCAACGACGCCTTCCACTTCAACTGGCTGCTGAAGATCGACGAAAGCTTCCAGCACCCCTTCGACCCGACCCACGAGAACATGGCACGCCTGAAGCTGGACCACGACCAGCCGCCCCACGAGCTGGCCGCCAACCTGCGCCGCGCGTTCTCCGGCATCGTTGCCGGCAACGTCAAGGACAAGGGTATCCGCCTGATCGAGGAGCACGGGCCTTACCAGATCCACGGCGACCCGGCGATCATGGGCCCGCTGGACAAGCTGCTGCAGGCCTTCGTCGAACAGCACCGCATGAAGCTGCCAGGTGGCGCGGCCTACGAGCCCTGCTACCGCGTCGTCAGCTGACAGTCTGTGGGCGCGATTCCGGTCGCGCCCACTGCCGCATCGCTCTCCTGCCCCTTATCGCTGCTCGCGAAACTGCCGGGGCGACATACCCGTCGCGCGCTTGAAGAACCGTGTGAAATAGGCCGGTTCCGAGAACCCCAGGCTGTCGGACACCTGATTGATGGTCATGGTCGTGT
The Pseudomonas sp. DTU_2021_1001937_2_SI_NGA_ILE_001 DNA segment above includes these coding regions:
- a CDS encoding glycosyltransferase; the protein is MSSSRLVSIVIPAYKADFFEEALISALRQNHDQIEILVCDDCPTDAIQRIVERLTPGSRWPIRYLRNPESLGEARNIARGVREARGEYIKFLYDDDILVADCTRLLFEALHQQPDIKLASGRRQRIDGQGNPLADNLATLNPFGRNVMINGPDLVSFLAQNPVNFIGEPSSVMCRRRDLLPFGEQIMSLEQTLIVGLGDMAMYLKLLRQGNLALLSRTLSYFRVSELQTSEDLRMNPGKASEGHANHYRLTRELGWLRPREQNGTVRVAPLAMREPSQPLDLRAWFDRRSESARKTSELALWLDTRKPSEAERALLSEHLATNDGGPAIAIVISDFNNQPESVLGTLQSLGAQAPLLDKIKVFVLADYDRDHQTPLQAQLPWLCATRENRGQVINQLLEDNPHAWWMMVDAGITFTHSGLLQAVLQLLEIPQASALFGDEVQVDAGQAAKLVSRPDFSLDYLLARPSSLARHWLFNREHILAAGGFDNEQANALELDLILRLIEHPDFTGFAHCCEPLVVAPAPLSLENPHEARTLQRHLHARGYLNCELRSPTPGQYQIDYGHDSQPLVSILVPCTDDLQTLLPCVESILEKTAWPRYEILIADNASQDAQTVQWLDSMSELQSEQIRILRQSERLSQAALINAAASQARGDYLLLLNNATSIIQREWLHHLLNQAQRPEVGVTGGKLVGLDGGIVNAGMVLGVNGSVSVLTGEQAANASFAERLDTEQNYSAVSADCLMVRTSLFQDLQGLDEQLFAERLHDVDLCLKVREAGHLVVWTPHAILASRNALQPSAAPSLDFATRALYHRWLHYLAWDPAYNRALALDGAPFEAQADPELGWRPLSHRPLPVVLVQPVDAGTTGNRLAAPLRALRRAAAVDGIIACQTLSLPEIARLSPDLVVLQGRGSVADGQQIELLKEHTNARVVYDLVEFPPFAELGVVAAPLLEVHAALRHSLSKADRITVPTQGLADLLEGIHPDVQVLETRLEPETWLSRQRPRAQRSKPRVGWIGRAGQSADQAPLDTAIRQLGDKVDWVIMGTCSRWLKPFVTELHAIPEDSLYPGLLAELDLDLAVVPAPAHPLNRSRDPVALLEFAACATPVIVSDSLPSRSLPVTQVSDEPSAWIDAILAHVDRREQCAHNGEELRQAVERQAALDTTALAAWFDKMSGAPS
- a CDS encoding acyltransferase gives rise to the protein MKWLAMNPFDVGYYTEHELRDFGFKSLGSNVLIAKNCTILGLHNIAIGNDVRIDGYTTIVAGDQGGLTLGSFIHIGGYSLLSAGAGITMEDFSGLSQGVRIYSRTDDYTGRFLTNPTVDPQYTGVTAGPVRLGRHVIIGSGTVILPNLSIGEGSSVGALSLVSKDLPEWGVYFGTPAKKLKDRKKDLLELEKDFLASRAAL
- a CDS encoding HAMP domain-containing sensor histidine kinase, whose protein sequence is MSEQEQGLDFSMVIASTVHDMKNSLSILSQAHSHWQERLSPEQLDSPEHGVVEFEFARLNSMLVQLLGLYKLGVNQLPMRPDYHDLDDFLEAQLVHHQDVLNSRGLTASYEVDPQSPLGFFDRELVGSVLNNVLVNAIRYAQRAIVIRAGEQGGQLTISINDDGRGFPEAMIEQQQTLVQGIDPLNGSTGLGLYFAGHIAALHSRNGVPGRVELANGGELGGALFTLYLP
- a CDS encoding tetratricopeptide repeat-containing response regulator; the protein is MLAYNQKNFLIVDDFSDFRSSVRSMLRELGVKEVDTADNGEQALRMCSQKRYDFVLHDFNLGDGRKNGQHVLEDLMTERLLSYESVFIMVTAENSQAMVMSALEWEPDGYLTKPFNRAGLAQRLEKLVQRKNLLRPIFQALDRGKPAEVLAACVNLAKQDPRLAPLCLRYKAAALRDLNQHEPLETLLKSILADRPTPWAYGMLGTLLLKRNRTAEAETVYQEASKAFPMFPALLDGLAETLIARGDTKRAQSVLESAVRLSPLAVRRQTMLGKLAMDNQDFDSASRAYRQAVSQGQHSRFKNPETNLGLAHALINKGGDAGLDARARVEINQALGDVAKEHAEDEGLQVRTRLMKAASLQHSDPETAAKLTEQAVARLGNMEQFLSADAAMLVATQLKQLGQEQAGASVLKNTAEIYGDDPQVMKSLSSLTDDPEILGANKTALDLNVQGVRSYKAGQLAEAQELFRKALALQPKNISIALNLAQALLHPGQTLTAANLQECRTCLTMVGKMPDSDARFERYQKLKERAFGA
- a CDS encoding TIGR04211 family SH3 domain-containing protein, translating into MPRHLSALLARVQTLNLSDSPRRCLKAGALLAALGLLLPQTLQAAENDRWVSDSLNTYVRSGPTDGHRIVGTLKSGQKVELLGTQGAYSQIRGEGGSVVWILTSDLQDEPGQFERLPQLKAEVAQLTDQLAKIDDTWKNRVQGMQETLDSRKALVDELEARNKALSEQLSKAQSELRDTQARLGVENQQALMSYMVYGGSIAGAGLLVGLILPAMTRRKKRNDGWV
- the ppnN gene encoding nucleotide 5'-monophosphate nucleosidase PpnN produces the protein MIPRQVINASVSPKGSLETLSQREVQQLSAAGSGSVYSLFRQCALAILNTGAHVDNAKTILEAYENFEVRIHQQDRGVRLELLNAPADAFVDGEMIASTREMLFSALRDIVYTESELDSQRIDLSSSQGITDYVFHLLRNARTLRAGVEPKLVVCWGGHSINTEEYKYTKKVGHELGLRSLDICTGCGPGVMKGPMKGATIAHAKQRIHGGRYLGLTEPGIIAAEAPNPIVNELVILPDIEKRLEAFVRVGHGIIIFPGGAGTAEEFLYLLGILMHPANQDLPFPVFLTGPKSAEPFLRQLDAFVLATLGEAAQKHYQIIIDNPAEVARQMAQALKEVKQFRRERNDAFHFNWLLKIDESFQHPFDPTHENMARLKLDHDQPPHELAANLRRAFSGIVAGNVKDKGIRLIEEHGPYQIHGDPAIMGPLDKLLQAFVEQHRMKLPGGAAYEPCYRVVS